In Prunus dulcis chromosome 1, ALMONDv2, whole genome shotgun sequence, the following are encoded in one genomic region:
- the LOC117629150 gene encoding probable voltage-gated potassium channel subunit beta, with translation MSSNNMQYKNLGRSGLKVSQLSYGAWVSFGNQLDVKEAKSLLQTCRDHGVNFFDNAEVYASGRAEEIMGQAIRELGWKRSDVVVSTKIFWGGPGPNDKGLSRKHVVEGTKASLKRLDMDYVDLIYCHRPDVTTPIEETVRAMNYVIDKGWAFYWGTSEWSAQQITEAWGIAERLDLVGPIVEQPEYNLLSRHKVESEYLPLYTNYGLGLTTWSPLASGVLTGKYNKGNIPPDSRFALDNYKNLASRSLVDEVLKKVNGLKPIADELGVPLAQLAIAWCAANPNVTSVITGATKESQIQENMKAVDVIPLLTPAVMEKIEAVVQSKPKRPESYR, from the exons ATGTCGTCGAACAATATGCAGTACAAGAATCTGGGCCGCTCGGGGCTCAAGGTGAGCCAGCTCTCGTACGGAGCATGGGTCAGCTTCGGCAACCAGCTCGACGTCAAGGAGGCCAAGTCTCTCCTCCAGACCTGCCGAGACCACGGCGTCAACTTCTTCGACAACGCCGAGGTCTACGCCTCCGGCCGCGCCGAGGAGATCATGGGCCAGGCCATCCGCGAGCTCGGATGGAAGCGCTCCGACGTCGTCGTTTCCACCAAGATCTTCTGGGGTGGGCCCGGCCCCAACGACAAGGGCCTCTCCAGAAAGCACGTCGTCGAAGGCACCAAGGCGTCGTTGAAGAGGCTGGATATGGATTATGTTGATCTTATCTATTGCCACAGGCCGGATGTCACTACGCCGATTGAGGAGACGGTGAGGGCTATGAACTATGTGATTGATAAGGGTTGGGCTTTTTATTGGGGGACCAGTGAGTGGTCGGCTCAGCAGATCACTGAGGCTTGGGGGATCGCCGAGAGGTTGGATTTGGTGGGGCCCATTGTTGAGCAGCCTGAGTATAATTTGTTGTCCAGGCACAAG GTTGAGTCTGAGTACCTCCCACTGTACACCAACTACGGTCTGGGTCTTACCACTTGGAGCCCGCTTGCTTCTGGTGTGCTCACTGGAAAATATAACAAGGGAAATATACCACCTGATAGCCGATTTGCATTGGACAATTACAAA AATCTTGCTAGTCGATCACTGGTTGATGAGGTGCTGAAAAAGGTTAATGGTCTGAAGCCAATTGCAGATGAATTAGGTGTACCATTAGCTCAACTTGCAATTGCATGGTGTGCTGCTAATCCTAACGTCACATCAGTTATTACTGGTGCTACAAAGGAGTCCCAG ATTCAAGAGAACATGAAAGCTGTAGATGTAATCCCTCTATTAACTCCCGCTGTGATGGAGAAGATTGAGGCTGTTGTTCAAAGCAAGCCAAAGCGTCCAGAGTCATATAGGTAA
- the LOC117616706 gene encoding uncharacterized protein LOC117616706, producing the protein MTSEAPGTSGQQFCKDTINHDRSNKSAADDNENHICAQTGEEFSAEFLQDRISQRRLAPVVTGVDQRQSKRVGFNLNKNHKLVYEDLAGVVGIRRIDSDCSSEFSDFSPVAATGFVADIEKNVYPSNISRYHWEYGAIGQVSGKFSDEVNRDRVIGKPTTPPLYVLESPQSYHPYGQVFSEGSFSFKMKFLCSFGGRILPRPNDGKLRYVGGDTRILSIRKGTNLEELMNKTFAICNQPHTIKYQLPGEDLDALVSVCSDEDLHHMIEEYLELERTSQRLRIFLVPLNETESPSSVEARVTHPIGADSQFVFAVNGMLDPSPRKSSSGQSLASQTSQFGNTSDYSPTFRRESPTATYLETKDYSPSSSNVVGTLTKPAPQFLATLQIPKKSFNHSPPISPVPLQHRDPKSSNVQFYLDRPYCDGNGGIAPSVMEKLPCDNTYYLDAVGYNENLHHGPPVLNYHHHNKYLAETSRTRKSQNVHSHNRSFSENSVPSPKYGQGGMNSERLVPLEKALHSEKSVSHPTVGLFSGSADRDASHHRIMHAVLSDSQLQEHVQRSSEGEVISVSSLKCRRAKSPSLKMQRSSQEWPVQQEDMVDGKHEMVEYSNQFTIRKPDQCKEEQGLGMLNLTDRNDTCADKNWNNFEGSVDDISNDTVMEFKKVKNVNCLSSVSLSSDDSQFPRGGVSGLPISENEGSKDTMGRQGYEFDTTSQFFLRSQSCTRDQQCATTERLSVTPGISRVATQEFLDKLATSAASDGEYSPLDKDPVNYPEYVVENVGLSRQSSEVTKCDDAIPVQSQCLDNHHDNKATESVVVEDLTNSTPPGIPSSKVAYHVSNIEDEDSDECSSPREIDTGSTAPESDDKGVTADGNHRHETISDVAIAEMEAGIYGLQIIKNDDLEELQELGSGTYGTVYHGKWRGTDVAIKRIKKSCFSGRSSEQERLTKDFWREAKILSTLHHPNVVAFYGVVPDGPGATLATVAEFMVNGSLRHVLIRKDRVLDRRKRLIILMDAAFGMEYLHLKNIVHFDLKCDNLLVNLRDPERPICKVGDFGLSRIKRNTLVSGGVRGTLPWMAPELLNGSSNRVSEKVDVYSFGIVMWEILTGEEPYANMHCGAIIGGIVNNTLRPPIPKRCDSEWKILMEQCWSPDPADRPSFTEITHRLRDMSTALQKKRPNLASR; encoded by the exons ATGACTAGTGAGGCTCCTGGTACTTCTGGTCAACAGTTCTGCAAAGATACAATAAATCATGATCGAAGTAACAAAAGTGCTGCAGATGACAATGAAAATCATATTTGTGCACAGACTGGTGAGGAATTTTCAGCGGAGTTTCTGCAGGATCGTATTTCACAAAGAAGATTGGCCCCAGTAGTGACTGGCGTTGATCAGCGCCAGTCGAAAAGAgtgggttttaatttaaataaaaaccataaGCTTGTTTATGAGGATCTCGCTGGTGTTGTTGGGATAAGGAGAATAGATTCTGACTGCAGTTCAGAATTCTCAGATTTTAGTCCAGTGGCTGCTACAGGCTTTGTGGCTGACATAGAGAAAAATGTTTATCCTAGTAACATAAGCAGATACCACTGGGAATATGGTGCTATTGGGCAAGTATCAGGTAAGTTTTCGGATGAAGTTAATCGTGATCGGGTTATTGGAAAACCAACTACTCCACCTCTTTATGTACTGGAATCCCCTCAGTCATACCATCCTTATGGTCAAGTATTTTCTGAAggttctttctctttcaaaatgaaatttctcTGCAGCTTTGGGGGAAGAATATTACCAAGGCCAAATGATGGGAAGCTCAGATATGTGGGTGGAGATACACGGATTTTATCTATTCGCAAAGGCACCAATTTGGAGGAACTAATGAATAAGACTTTTGCAATTTGTAACCAACCTCACACTATTAAGTACCAACTTCCTGGTGAGGATCTTGATGCACTTGTATCTGTGTGTTCGGATGAGGACCTTCATCATATGATAGAGGAATATCTTGAGCTAGAAAGAACTTCTCAAAGATTGCGGATCTTTCTTGTTCCTTTAAATGAAACTGAGAGCCCAAGTTCTGTGGAAGCAAGGGTAACGCATCCAATTGGTGCCGACTCCCAATTTGTTTTTGCTGTTAATGGCATGCTAGACCCAAGTCCTCGGAAAAGTTCCAGTGGGCAAAGTTTGGCCAGTCAGACTAGCCAGTTTGGAAATACCTCGGATTATAGTCCAACTTTTCGTAGAGAATCTCCTACAGCCACATATTTAGAGACCAAAGATTATAGTCCCAGTTCCTCAAATGTGGTGGGAACATTAACTAAACCTGCTCCTCAGTTCCTAGCCACTCTTCAGATCCCAAAGAAGTCTTTTAATCACTCCCCTCCCATATCTCCTGTTCCACTACAACATAGAGATCCCAAGAGTTCTAATGTGCAGTTTTATTTGGATCGACCATATTGTGATGGTAACGGAGGCATTGCTCCTTCTGTTATGGAAAAACTTCCATGTGACAATACCTATTATCTGGATGCTGTGGGCTATAATGAAAATCTTCATCATGGGCCTCCAGTGTTGAATTACCATCATCATAACAAATACTTGGCTGAAACTTCCCGGACAAGAAAGTCCCAGAATGTGCACTCCCACAATCGTAGCTTTAGTGAGAATTCTGTGCCTTCTCCAAAGTATGGTCAAGGTGGTATGAACTCTGAGAGACTTGTGCCTCTGGAAAAGGCCCTACATTCTGAAAAGTCTGTTTCTCATCCTACAGTGGGATTATTTTCAGGGTCTGCTGATAGAGATGCTTCTCATCACAGAATAATGCATGCAGTACTTTCTGACTCTCAGTTGCAGGAACATGTTCAGAGGTCCTCAGAAGGAGAAGTTATCTCAGTGTCCTCATTGAAATGCAGAAGAGCAAAATCACCTTCACTGAAGATGCAAAGATCCTCGCAAGAATGGCCTGTGCAACAGGAAGACATGGTTGATGGGAAACATGAAATGGTTGAATACAGTAATCAATTCACAATCAGGAAACCTGACCAATGTAAGGAGGAACAAGGTCTGGGGATGTTGAACCTGACAGACAGGAATGACACTTGTGCTGATAAAAACTGGAACAACTTTGAAGGAAGTGTTGATGATATATCAAATGATACTGTCATGGAATTTAAGAAGGTTAAAAATGTGAACTGCCTGAGCAGTGTTTCCTTATCTTCAGATGATTCACAAttccccagaggtggggtttCTGGTTTACCAATTTCTGAAAATGAAGGTTCTAAAGATACTATGGGTCGCCAAGGCTACGAATTTGACACAACTTCTCAGTTTTTTCTTAGGAGCCAAAGTTGTACAAGGGATCAGCAGTGTGCTACAACTGAGAGACTAAGTGTGACACCAGGGATCAGCAGGGTTGCCACTCAGGAATTCTTAGAT AAATTGGCTACAAGTGCTGCTTCAGACGGAGAATATTCTCCCCTTGACAAGGACCCTGTGAATTATCCTGAGTATGTGGTCGAAAACGTAGGTCTTAGCAGACAGTCTTCTGAGGTAACCAAGTGTGACGATGCTATCCCTGTCCAGTCACAGTGCTTGGATAATCATCATGACAACAAGGCGACGGAATCAGTAGTTGTTGAGGACTTAACTAATAGTACACCACCAGGTATCCCCTCCTCTAAAGTGGCCTATCATGTCTCAAATATAGAAGATGAGGACAGTGATGAATGTTCGTCTCCTAGAGAAATAGACACAGGAAGTACAGCTCCAGAATCTGATGACAAG GGTGTGACAGCTGATGGCAATCATAGGCATGAAACTATTAGCGATGTTGCAATAGCTGAAATGGAAGCGGGCATCTATGGTTTGCAG ATCATAAAGAATGATGATCTCGAAGAACTGCAAGAGTTAGGATCTGGTACATATGGAACTGTCTATCATGGGAAGTGGAGAGGAACAGATGTTGctattaaaagaataaaaaagagcTGTTTCTCCGGCAGATCATCGGAGCAAGAGCGACTG ACTAAAGACTTCTGGAGAGAGGCAAAGATTCTGTCCACCCTTCACCATCCAAATGTTGTAGCATTTTATGGGGTGGTGCCTGATGGGCCTGGGGCAACATTGGCAACTGTAGCTGAATTTATGGTGAATGGATCACTGAGACATGTCCTAATAAGGAAGGATAG AGTGCTTGATCGTCGAAAGAGGCTCATAATCTTAATGGACGCAGCTTTTGGCATGGAGTATTtgcatttgaaaaatattgtCCACTTTGATTTGAAGTGTGACAATTTGCTTGTTAATCTGAGGGATCCTGAACGTCCCATATGCAAG GTTGGAGATTTTGGGTTGTCAAGAATCAAACGCAACACACTAGTATCTGGTGGCGTACGAGGAACCCTTCCGTGGATGGCACCAGAATTATTAAATGGAAGCAGTAACCGGGTCTCCGAGAAG GTTGATGTTTACTCATTTGGTATTGTAATGTGGGAGATCCTGACTGGGGAGGAACCGTATGCTAACATGCACTGCGGTGCTATCATAG GGGGAATTGTAAATAACACACTGAGGCCTCCTATTCCAAAGCGTTGTGATTCTGAGTGGAAAATTTTAATGGAACAGTGCTGGTCACCGGATCCTGCTGATCGCCCGTCATTCACAGAGATTACACACAGGCTGCGTGATATGTCAACGGCACTCCAGAAAAAGCGCCCTAATCTTGCAAGTAGATGA
- the LOC117625176 gene encoding purple acid phosphatase 23 isoform X1, with translation MQSCKLWMITLIILLIVTKMAVAQSPIPTTLEGPFEPATRRFDPSLRRGSNDLPMDHPRLKKNVTLNFPEQIALAISSPTSMWVSWVTGDAQIGKNVTPLDPSKVGSEVRYGKESGKYESVKKGVSVVYSQLYPFEGLLNYTSGIVHHVRIDGLKPGTKYYYKCGDSSIPAMSEEHAFETLPMPSQSTYPHRIAVVGDLGLTSNTSTTIDHLIQNDPSMILMVGDLTYANQYRTTGGKGASCFSCAFPDAPIRETYQPRWDGWGRFMEPLTSRVPMIVIEGNHEIEPQVSGITFKSYLTRFAVPSEESGSKSNFYYSFDAGGVHFIMLGAYVDYNATGAQYAWLKDDLHQLDRTVTPWLVAAWHPPWYNSYSSHYQEFECMRQEMEALLYQYGVDIVFSGHVHAYERMNRVYNYTLDRCGPVYITVGDGGNIEQVDVDFADDPGKCPSAGDNTPEFGGVCHLNFSSGPAKGSFCWNKQPEWSAFRESSFGHGILEVVNSTYALWTWHRNQDTYKEDSHGDQIYIVRQPELCSPSVKPSVFPSESSLSAAMHSLVLSLSLPLLGMFSLLSSSK, from the exons ATGCAGAGCTGTAAGCTATGGATGATCACTTTGATCATTTTACTGATTGTAACAAAGATGGCAGTGGCTCAATCTCCCATTCCCACAACTCTAGAAGGCCCATTTGAGCCTGCAACGCGGCGTTTCGACCCATCACTTCGTCGAGGCAGCAATGACTTGCCTATGGACCATCCCAGGCTGAAGAAGAATGTGACTTTGAATTTCCCAGAACAGATAGCACTTGCAATATCCTCACCTACTTCCATGTGGGTTTCTTGGGTTACTG GGGATGCTCAGATTGGGAAAAATGTGACACCACTTGATCCTTCCAAGGTTGGGAGTGAGGTACGCTATGGAAAAGAAAGTGGGAAGTATGAGAGTGTGAAGAAAGGGGTTTCAGTTGTTTATAGCCAATTGTACCCATTTGAAGGCCTCTTGAATTACACCTCTGGCATCGTTCATCATGTGAGGATTGATG GTCTTAAACCAGGAACAAAATATTATTACAAATGTGGGGATAGCTCTATCCCTGCTATGAGTGAAGAGCATGCCTTTGAAACTTTACCAATGCCTAGCCAAAGCACATATCCTCATCGAATAGCTGTCGTTGGAGATTTAGGGCTCACAAGCAATACCAGTACAACTATTGATCATTTAATCCAGAATGATCCTTCAATGATTTTAATGGTTGGAGACTTAACCTATGCAAATCAGTACCGTACCACTGGTGGGAAAGGAGCTTCATGCTTTTCATGTGCATTCCCAGATGCCCCTATCAGAGAAACATATCAACCCCGCTGGGACGGGTGGGGAAG GTTCATGGAGCCTTTGACCTCAAGAGTTCCTATGATTGTTATTGAGGGCAACCATGAGATTGAGCCCCAAGTTTCCGGCATCACTTTCAAATCCTATTTGACAAGGTTCGCAGTGCCTTCAGAGGAATCTGGCTCTAAAAGTAACTTCTATTACTCTTTTGATGCTGGAGGAGTACATTTTATCATGTTGGGAGCATATGTTGACTACAATGCTACTG GTGCTCAGTATGCTTGGCTTAAAGACGATCTACATCAACTAGACCGGACAGTGACCCCGTGGCTGGTAGCTGCATGGCATCCACCTTGGTATAATAGCTACTCTTCTCATTATCAGGAATTTGAATGCATGAGACAAGAAATGGAAGCCCTACTTTATCAATATGGTGTTGATATAGTTTTTTCTGGTCAT GTCCATGCCTATGAACGGATGAATAGAGTATATAACTACACGTTGGATCGATGTGGGCCTGTTTACATAACAGTTGGAGATGGTGGAAATATTGAGCAAGTTGATGTTGATTTTGCTGATGACCCTGGAAAGTGTCCTTCAGCTGGAGACAACACACCAGAGTTTGGAGGGGTTTGTCATTTGAACTTTTCTTCAGGGCCTGCTAAAGGCAGTTTTTGTTGGAACAAACAGCCAGAGTGGAGTGCATTTAGAGAAAGCAGTTTTGGACATGGCATACTTGAG GTTGTGAATTCTACATACGCTCTCTGGACTTGGCACAGAAATCAAGATACATATAAGGAAGATAGCCATGGTGATCAAATATACATTGTGCGACAACCTGAATTGTGCTCCCCATCTGTAAAG CCATCAGTTTTTCCCTCTGAGTCCTCACTCTCTGCTGCAATGCACTCTCTG gtgctctctctctccttgcCACTCTTGGGAATgttttctctcctctcctcaTCCAAGTAG
- the LOC117625176 gene encoding purple acid phosphatase 23 isoform X2, translating to MQSCKLWMITLIILLIVTKMAVAQSPIPTTLEGPFEPATRRFDPSLRRGSNDLPMDHPRLKKNVTLNFPEQIALAISSPTSMWVSWVTGDAQIGKNVTPLDPSKVGSEVRYGKESGKYESVKKGVSVVYSQLYPFEGLLNYTSGIVHHVRIDGLKPGTKYYYKCGDSSIPAMSEEHAFETLPMPSQSTYPHRIAVVGDLGLTSNTSTTIDHLIQNDPSMILMVGDLTYANQYRTTGGKGASCFSCAFPDAPIRETYQPRWDGWGRFMEPLTSRVPMIVIEGNHEIEPQVSGITFKSYLTRFAVPSEESGSKSNFYYSFDAGGVHFIMLGAYVDYNATGAQYAWLKDDLHQLDRTVTPWLVAAWHPPWYNSYSSHYQEFECMRQEMEALLYQYGVDIVFSGHLEMVEILSKLMLILLMTLESVLQLETTHQSLEGFVI from the exons ATGCAGAGCTGTAAGCTATGGATGATCACTTTGATCATTTTACTGATTGTAACAAAGATGGCAGTGGCTCAATCTCCCATTCCCACAACTCTAGAAGGCCCATTTGAGCCTGCAACGCGGCGTTTCGACCCATCACTTCGTCGAGGCAGCAATGACTTGCCTATGGACCATCCCAGGCTGAAGAAGAATGTGACTTTGAATTTCCCAGAACAGATAGCACTTGCAATATCCTCACCTACTTCCATGTGGGTTTCTTGGGTTACTG GGGATGCTCAGATTGGGAAAAATGTGACACCACTTGATCCTTCCAAGGTTGGGAGTGAGGTACGCTATGGAAAAGAAAGTGGGAAGTATGAGAGTGTGAAGAAAGGGGTTTCAGTTGTTTATAGCCAATTGTACCCATTTGAAGGCCTCTTGAATTACACCTCTGGCATCGTTCATCATGTGAGGATTGATG GTCTTAAACCAGGAACAAAATATTATTACAAATGTGGGGATAGCTCTATCCCTGCTATGAGTGAAGAGCATGCCTTTGAAACTTTACCAATGCCTAGCCAAAGCACATATCCTCATCGAATAGCTGTCGTTGGAGATTTAGGGCTCACAAGCAATACCAGTACAACTATTGATCATTTAATCCAGAATGATCCTTCAATGATTTTAATGGTTGGAGACTTAACCTATGCAAATCAGTACCGTACCACTGGTGGGAAAGGAGCTTCATGCTTTTCATGTGCATTCCCAGATGCCCCTATCAGAGAAACATATCAACCCCGCTGGGACGGGTGGGGAAG GTTCATGGAGCCTTTGACCTCAAGAGTTCCTATGATTGTTATTGAGGGCAACCATGAGATTGAGCCCCAAGTTTCCGGCATCACTTTCAAATCCTATTTGACAAGGTTCGCAGTGCCTTCAGAGGAATCTGGCTCTAAAAGTAACTTCTATTACTCTTTTGATGCTGGAGGAGTACATTTTATCATGTTGGGAGCATATGTTGACTACAATGCTACTG GTGCTCAGTATGCTTGGCTTAAAGACGATCTACATCAACTAGACCGGACAGTGACCCCGTGGCTGGTAGCTGCATGGCATCCACCTTGGTATAATAGCTACTCTTCTCATTATCAGGAATTTGAATGCATGAGACAAGAAATGGAAGCCCTACTTTATCAATATGGTGTTGATATAGTTTTTTCTGGTCAT TTGGAGATGGTGGAAATATTGAGCAAGTTGATGTTGATTTTGCTGATGACCCTGGAAAGTGTCCTTCAGCTGGAGACAACACACCAGAGTTTGGAGGGGTTTGTCATTTGA